In a genomic window of Pedobacter sp. KBS0701:
- a CDS encoding glycosyltransferase family 1 protein produces MKKPNILVTFDSMKDANCGYFSFGKGLGDALIQENKGNFKLKFYLFKHTQYLFNGLVDIIYLSRLDRLFFKGKNDFDVVHLSDQTCRLRPGKVNAKKIMTVHDMNKVHLKFSKPYRIQVYLKKLGKLISQCDKIVCISQFVANDVKHYFPESANKISVIYNGADKLVSDENHQPAFKPGKKFLFTIGLLSVQKGFHLLPALLKDNNFELVISGRETPHKQRILEEAEKHNCLDRVHITGPISDEDKAWYYKNCDAFLFPSVAEGFGLPVIEAMHFGKPVFLSKFTSLPEVGGDVAYYFDNFEREHMQEVFNKGMSDFTQNNRYKQAVAQAEKFSWEIAANQYLNLYQELLDQ; encoded by the coding sequence ATGAAAAAGCCCAATATCTTAGTGACCTTCGATTCAATGAAAGATGCCAATTGCGGTTATTTTTCCTTCGGGAAGGGGCTGGGCGATGCATTGATCCAGGAAAACAAAGGAAATTTTAAGCTCAAATTTTATCTTTTTAAACACACCCAATATCTTTTTAATGGCTTGGTTGATATCATTTATCTATCCCGGTTAGACCGGTTATTCTTTAAGGGGAAAAATGATTTCGATGTTGTTCATCTTTCTGATCAAACCTGCAGATTAAGGCCAGGCAAGGTAAATGCAAAAAAAATAATGACTGTTCACGACATGAACAAGGTGCATTTAAAATTTAGCAAACCATACAGAATTCAGGTATATCTAAAAAAACTAGGCAAGCTCATTTCACAGTGTGATAAAATTGTATGTATATCGCAGTTTGTTGCAAATGATGTGAAACACTATTTCCCTGAATCAGCAAATAAAATTAGTGTAATTTATAACGGGGCCGATAAATTAGTTTCGGATGAAAATCATCAGCCAGCCTTTAAACCTGGAAAAAAATTTCTATTTACCATTGGTTTGCTTTCAGTACAAAAAGGCTTTCACCTATTACCTGCATTGTTAAAAGATAATAATTTCGAACTGGTAATTTCGGGCAGGGAAACACCTCACAAACAGCGAATTTTAGAGGAAGCAGAAAAACATAACTGTTTAGATCGGGTTCATATTACCGGGCCAATCTCTGATGAAGACAAAGCCTGGTACTATAAAAACTGTGATGCTTTCTTATTTCCTTCAGTTGCCGAAGGTTTTGGTCTTCCTGTAATCGAGGCCATGCATTTTGGAAAACCCGTGTTTCTGTCTAAATTCACTTCACTTCCCGAGGTTGGCGGCGATGTTGCGTATTACTTCGACAATTTTGAACGCGAACACATGCAGGAGGTATTTAATAAAGGTATGAGTGATTTCACCCAAAATAATCGCTATAAACAAGCTGTTGCCCAGGCAGAAAAATTTTCATGGGAAATTGCTGCCAACCAGTATCTGAATTTATATCAGGAATTGCTTGATCAATAA
- a CDS encoding DUF6728 family protein, whose amino-acid sequence MYFFRKKDPNRPNNINLRIMHFINALAILIFLAGIIYKLIQWLAK is encoded by the coding sequence ATGTACTTCTTTAGAAAAAAGGATCCAAACAGGCCAAATAATATCAATCTGAGAATTATGCATTTCATTAATGCATTGGCCATCTTGATTTTTCTTGCAGGTATTATCTATAAGCTTATTCAATGGCTTGCTAAATAA
- a CDS encoding aminopeptidase P family protein: MKYPTIDQSLFVLNRKNFTNNLKSNSLAVFNSSDESPRSGDQSFVFKQNPDLFYLSGIDQEQTILLLYPDCPNPLYREVLFLRQTNDYIKVWEGYKYTKEQAKAASGIQSVYWLEDFDNIIHSIVNYAEHIYLNTNENDRYAHEVPYRDIRFIGKMKSKYPLHHYERSAPIMRNLRAVKSDVEIELTKKACAITRDAFIRVLKFTKPGVKEYEIEAEIIHEFIRQGGTGHAYTPIIASGHNANILHYNDNNQVCKDGDVILFDFGAEYANYNADMSRAIPVNGRFTQRQKEVYNAVLYVMKASIKLISEGTIWNTYHEQVGEIMTEQLINLGLISTTDVKNQTAAWPAYKKYFMHGTSHHLGIDVHDFAGRYTPFANGNILTVEPGIYIPEEGLGIRLENNILITANGNIDLMADIPLEAEEIEEIMNS, translated from the coding sequence ATGAAATACCCTACCATTGATCAGTCATTATTTGTTTTAAATAGAAAAAACTTCACTAACAACCTAAAAAGCAATTCACTAGCTGTATTTAACTCAAGTGATGAATCCCCTAGAAGCGGTGACCAGAGTTTTGTTTTTAAGCAAAATCCTGATTTATTTTATTTATCAGGAATTGATCAGGAACAAACAATTTTACTATTATATCCTGATTGTCCTAATCCTTTGTACAGAGAAGTCCTGTTTTTAAGACAGACGAACGACTATATCAAAGTTTGGGAGGGATATAAATATACCAAAGAGCAGGCAAAAGCTGCTTCCGGCATTCAGTCCGTATATTGGTTAGAAGATTTTGATAACATTATACATAGCATCGTTAACTATGCTGAGCATATTTATTTAAATACAAACGAAAATGATCGGTATGCTCATGAAGTTCCTTATCGCGATATCCGTTTCATTGGGAAAATGAAATCAAAATATCCATTGCATCATTATGAACGCTCGGCACCAATTATGCGGAATTTACGTGCAGTTAAATCGGATGTGGAGATCGAATTAACTAAAAAGGCATGCGCAATAACCCGCGATGCTTTTATCAGGGTATTAAAATTTACCAAACCCGGTGTTAAAGAATATGAAATTGAAGCAGAAATTATACACGAATTTATCCGTCAGGGAGGGACAGGCCATGCCTACACACCTATTATTGCCTCCGGCCATAATGCAAACATACTACACTATAATGATAATAACCAGGTTTGTAAAGATGGGGACGTAATACTTTTCGATTTTGGAGCAGAATACGCCAATTATAATGCAGATATGAGTAGAGCTATTCCTGTTAACGGCAGGTTTACGCAAAGACAAAAGGAAGTATACAACGCAGTGCTGTACGTAATGAAAGCGTCGATTAAATTAATTAGCGAAGGGACAATATGGAATACTTACCACGAACAAGTTGGCGAAATTATGACAGAGCAACTCATTAATCTTGGGCTGATATCTACAACAGATGTAAAGAACCAAACCGCAGCGTGGCCGGCTTATAAAAAATATTTTATGCACGGCACTTCGCATCACTTAGGTATAGACGTACACGACTTTGCAGGAAGATATACTCCATTTGCAAATGGGAACATCCTTACTGTAGAGCCGGGCATTTATATTCCGGAGGAAGGCTTGGGCATCCGTTTAGAAAACAATATCCTCATCACAGCGAATGGAAATATAGATTTAATGGCCGATATCCCACTAGAAGCTGAAGAAATTGAGGAGATTATGAATAGTTAA
- a CDS encoding ABC transporter ATP-binding protein has translation MKTYFRLLSFAKPIEKFAIPYLITTLFGIFFNTFLFTLLGPLMQALFLGKCDDPTKIAESKSSWDLLGRFNNYIDGIIADDKILALKIICVIIIATVFLANFFRYFSQRFMEDLRVHTLLNIRKTVFNNVMNLHVGYFNNERKGDIISKVASDVQVVQFTVTNTLQVVFKEPLQLLFFIGVLVSISAKLTLFSLLVIPVSGFIISKIVKRLKQQATQSHESFAKMIGFLDESLSGIKIIKAFNATERAKERFDTENKFYSFLNRKMARRQQLASPVSQTLGVLVVVFILLYGGTLILSGKGDLEAAEFVVYLATFSQVLQPVKAIADSFSGIHSGIAAGERVLDLIDTKPALVNKSNAEVLANFSNALTFENVSFFYGDKQVLNNININIEKGQTVALVGPSGGGKSTLMDLIPRFHDPKSGTIKIDDQDYRELTVESIRAQMGTVNQESFLFNDTIFNNIAFAKPEATMEEVIAAAKIANAHDFIENTENGYQSFVGDRGNKLSGGQKQRVCIARAVLANPPIMLLDEATSALDTESEKLVQDALNNLMKNRTSIVIAHRLSTIQHADKIVVIDKGSIVETGSHNELMNKNGLYRRLIDMQAFND, from the coding sequence ATGAAAACTTATTTTCGTTTATTATCATTTGCCAAACCTATTGAAAAGTTTGCTATACCTTATCTTATAACAACATTATTTGGGATTTTTTTTAATACTTTCCTATTTACACTGCTTGGGCCTTTAATGCAGGCGCTGTTTTTAGGAAAATGTGATGATCCGACTAAAATTGCAGAAAGCAAAAGTTCATGGGATTTATTGGGTCGCTTTAACAACTACATCGATGGTATTATTGCTGACGATAAAATTCTGGCGCTAAAAATAATTTGTGTCATTATTATTGCAACAGTATTTCTTGCTAACTTTTTTCGCTATTTCTCTCAGCGTTTTATGGAAGATTTACGTGTGCATACGTTACTTAACATACGTAAAACGGTTTTTAATAACGTAATGAATTTGCATGTTGGCTACTTTAATAACGAACGCAAAGGCGATATTATATCAAAAGTAGCGTCTGATGTGCAGGTAGTTCAATTTACAGTTACCAACACACTACAGGTTGTTTTTAAGGAACCGTTACAGTTACTATTTTTTATTGGGGTGTTAGTTTCCATATCTGCCAAGTTAACTTTATTTTCTTTATTAGTTATTCCTGTTTCAGGCTTTATCATTAGTAAAATTGTAAAGAGATTAAAACAGCAGGCCACACAATCGCATGAATCCTTCGCAAAAATGATTGGTTTTTTAGATGAGTCGTTAAGCGGCATAAAGATTATTAAAGCTTTTAACGCAACAGAACGTGCAAAGGAAAGATTTGACACCGAAAATAAGTTTTACTCATTTTTAAACAGAAAGATGGCCAGAAGGCAACAGCTGGCATCTCCAGTTTCACAAACTTTAGGTGTTTTAGTTGTTGTATTTATTCTTTTATATGGTGGTACGTTAATATTAAGTGGAAAAGGTGATTTGGAAGCTGCAGAATTTGTAGTTTATTTGGCTACTTTTTCTCAGGTATTGCAACCCGTAAAAGCGATCGCCGATTCCTTTAGTGGTATTCACTCAGGTATTGCTGCCGGCGAACGTGTTTTAGATCTTATTGATACCAAACCTGCGCTAGTAAATAAAAGTAATGCAGAAGTATTAGCTAATTTCAGTAATGCACTAACCTTCGAAAATGTTTCATTCTTTTATGGCGATAAACAAGTATTAAATAACATTAATATTAATATAGAAAAAGGGCAAACAGTAGCATTGGTTGGTCCATCGGGTGGAGGAAAGAGTACATTAATGGATTTAATCCCTCGTTTCCATGATCCAAAATCAGGAACGATCAAAATTGATGATCAAGATTACAGGGAGCTTACTGTTGAAAGCATCAGGGCACAAATGGGAACTGTTAATCAGGAATCATTTCTATTTAACGATACTATTTTTAATAACATTGCATTTGCCAAACCAGAGGCCACAATGGAAGAAGTTATTGCCGCAGCAAAAATTGCAAACGCGCACGATTTTATCGAAAACACGGAGAATGGTTATCAATCTTTTGTTGGTGATAGAGGAAATAAATTATCAGGCGGGCAAAAGCAACGGGTTTGTATAGCGAGGGCTGTATTGGCTAATCCGCCTATCATGTTGTTAGACGAGGCCACTTCAGCCTTAGATACAGAATCTGAAAAATTAGTTCAGGATGCTTTAAATAACCTGATGAAAAACCGTACCTCAATTGTAATTGCACACCGTTTAAGTACGATACAACATGCCGATAAAATTGTGGTGATAGATAAAGGTAGCATTGTAGAAACCGGAAGCCATAATGAGTTAATGAATAAAAATGGTTTATATAGGCGTTTAATTGACATGCAGGCCTTTAACGACTAA
- a CDS encoding glycosyltransferase yields MKKVLFFMPDNPLKKNAGNRTRALSMLSYFKSRNFEIDFVSEYFTGRWNETDIKAFEQSDLANNTYVIKKKPSKKNILYYLLFYKLPNFFYQNKAWFFPLQFPELVTLRFKRAFKKILKNNDYDYIFINYASWATLVEHNPLTGKAITVIDTHDFTTAQYQIKNDIGQSFKEEIRRISLFDIALAISVEEQYVFSQFCKTKVVLAPMMLDQPENFHTVKEKSFDLIYVASDNIHNQKAASWFFSHVYPLLPTSVQICIIGQINEHLSIKAPNIVSVNFAEDLSTYYQNAKVALCPMLTGTGTKIKVVEALSYGLPIVCNTRGIDGLINKTDNGCLVSDDPIEFGHNIMKLLTDEAEYKKQAENALNAFNMNYEKERCYEHLDTVFQIV; encoded by the coding sequence ATGAAGAAAGTACTATTTTTTATGCCTGATAATCCGCTAAAAAAAAATGCGGGCAACAGAACCAGGGCTTTAAGCATGCTAAGTTACTTTAAATCAAGGAATTTTGAAATTGATTTTGTTAGCGAGTATTTTACCGGACGTTGGAACGAAACAGATATTAAAGCTTTTGAGCAATCAGACCTGGCTAATAATACTTATGTAATTAAAAAAAAGCCTTCTAAGAAAAATATACTCTATTATCTCCTTTTTTATAAACTACCAAATTTTTTCTATCAGAATAAAGCCTGGTTTTTTCCGCTTCAATTCCCTGAATTGGTGACCTTAAGGTTTAAGAGGGCGTTCAAAAAAATTTTAAAAAACAACGATTACGATTATATCTTTATTAACTATGCCAGCTGGGCTACATTGGTAGAGCACAATCCTTTAACAGGAAAAGCAATAACAGTAATTGATACACATGATTTTACAACGGCCCAATATCAAATAAAAAATGATATAGGTCAATCTTTTAAAGAAGAAATCAGAAGAATTTCATTATTTGATATTGCTTTAGCCATTTCTGTTGAAGAACAGTATGTTTTTAGTCAGTTTTGTAAAACCAAAGTTGTTTTAGCACCAATGATGCTTGATCAACCAGAAAATTTTCATACCGTTAAAGAAAAATCATTTGACCTGATTTATGTGGCAAGCGATAATATACATAATCAAAAAGCTGCCAGTTGGTTTTTTAGCCATGTATACCCGTTATTACCAACCAGTGTGCAGATATGTATCATTGGACAAATAAACGAGCATCTTTCTATAAAGGCTCCTAATATTGTTTCAGTAAACTTTGCTGAAGATTTATCAACCTATTATCAAAATGCCAAAGTAGCCCTATGCCCTATGCTAACGGGCACAGGAACCAAAATAAAGGTAGTAGAGGCACTATCTTATGGCTTGCCGATAGTTTGCAATACCAGAGGGATTGATGGGCTGATAAACAAAACAGATAATGGTTGTTTGGTTAGTGATGACCCTATTGAATTTGGGCATAATATCATGAAACTACTAACAGACGAAGCGGAATATAAAAAACAGGCAGAAAATGCGTTGAATGCTTTTAACATGAATTACGAAAAGGAACGATGTTATGAACATCTCGACACTGTTTTTCAAATAGTTTAA
- the meaB gene encoding methylmalonyl Co-A mutase-associated GTPase MeaB: MNTHLSILSEVKKGNYKVLARTLTLVENDIKPADSILRDLDSKNNVPVLGITGPPGAGKSTLVNAVTDHLVAGEKRVAVLAIDPTSPFNFGSLLGDRIRMAGQFNNPNVFIRSLATRGALGGISAKTIEMVDVLKAANFDLIIVETVGVGQSEVEIAGLADKTIVVLVPESGDEVQNIKSGLMEIADCFVINKADREGADTFANNLKKIVHQGAKVIPILKTVADKNVGIEELCKWIIKPEVFDDNRKAFLFAEKAWKLMQHQKMQHIDKKRLREKVQTALKQDDFNIYRFADEFGNS; encoded by the coding sequence ATGAATACGCATCTATCCATTTTAAGCGAAGTAAAGAAGGGTAATTATAAAGTTTTGGCAAGAACATTAACGCTTGTTGAAAATGATATTAAACCGGCAGATTCGATTTTAAGAGATTTAGATAGTAAGAATAATGTTCCCGTTTTGGGTATTACCGGGCCTCCTGGTGCTGGCAAAAGTACTTTGGTAAATGCGGTAACCGATCATTTAGTTGCCGGGGAGAAACGCGTTGCTGTATTGGCGATAGATCCAACCTCTCCATTTAATTTTGGCTCTTTGTTGGGCGATCGTATCCGTATGGCTGGTCAGTTTAATAATCCAAATGTTTTTATCCGATCTTTGGCTACACGTGGTGCTTTGGGCGGTATTTCGGCAAAAACAATCGAAATGGTTGATGTTTTAAAAGCAGCTAATTTTGATCTGATTATTGTTGAAACGGTTGGGGTTGGGCAATCTGAAGTAGAAATTGCAGGACTGGCGGATAAAACTATTGTTGTATTGGTGCCAGAATCCGGAGATGAAGTTCAGAATATCAAATCCGGGTTGATGGAAATTGCCGATTGTTTTGTGATTAATAAGGCTGATAGAGAAGGAGCAGATACCTTTGCCAATAATCTAAAAAAAATCGTTCATCAAGGCGCAAAGGTTATTCCAATCTTAAAAACTGTTGCTGATAAAAATGTAGGTATAGAAGAATTGTGTAAATGGATTATCAAACCCGAGGTTTTTGATGATAACCGAAAAGCCTTTCTATTTGCAGAAAAAGCATGGAAACTTATGCAGCATCAAAAAATGCAGCATATTGATAAAAAAAGGCTGCGAGAAAAAGTTCAGACAGCCTTAAAACAAGATGATTTTAATATTTATCGTTTTGCGGATGAGTTTGGCAATAGTTAA
- a CDS encoding EamA family transporter, protein MLKLIKDVDKFNFLGIQLVLSGLMMLPLYFLNAAPFSTETFFWLHIFLIAIVFSIFQFFLNSYALMAMPSSAPGILIYLNPIVAFTVVFFYFNEKIDLHQLFAYLLLLLSIVIFNAALLKSVVLQETVEYFV, encoded by the coding sequence GTGCTAAAATTAATTAAAGATGTAGATAAATTTAATTTTTTAGGCATTCAATTGGTTTTATCCGGATTAATGATGCTGCCTTTGTATTTTCTCAATGCTGCTCCTTTTTCTACCGAAACCTTCTTTTGGTTGCATATATTTTTGATCGCCATTGTATTCAGCATTTTCCAATTTTTTTTAAATTCCTATGCCTTGATGGCAATGCCCTCTTCTGCTCCGGGTATTTTAATTTATCTCAATCCAATTGTTGCTTTTACCGTGGTATTTTTCTACTTTAATGAGAAAATAGATCTGCACCAACTTTTTGCTTATTTGCTTTTACTGCTATCGATCGTTATTTTTAATGCGGCTTTGCTAAAAAGTGTTGTTTTACAAGAAACAGTAGAATATTTTGTTTAA
- a CDS encoding RidA family protein, translating into MKQIIKTTNAPAPIGPYSQAVQAGNFLFVSGQVAINPENGELNIGNIEEETHQVMRNLKAVLLEAGLTFENVVKSTIFLTDMGTFAQVNEVYGQYFTADFPARETVQVSVLPKNVNVEISVIAVAG; encoded by the coding sequence ATGAAACAAATTATTAAAACAACAAATGCTCCAGCTCCAATTGGACCATATAGCCAAGCTGTACAAGCTGGAAATTTTTTATTCGTATCGGGCCAGGTTGCCATTAATCCAGAAAACGGAGAATTAAATATAGGTAATATTGAAGAAGAGACGCACCAGGTGATGCGGAACCTTAAAGCAGTTTTGCTTGAAGCAGGTTTAACTTTTGAGAATGTAGTAAAGTCTACTATTTTCTTAACCGATATGGGAACCTTTGCTCAGGTAAATGAGGTTTATGGACAGTATTTTACTGCTGATTTTCCAGCTCGGGAAACAGTTCAGGTTTCGGTGTTACCTAAAAATGTTAATGTAGAAATCTCTGTAATCGCGGTTGCGGGCTAA
- a CDS encoding glycosyltransferase family 2 protein, producing the protein MKVTGFTFLRNAIVNDYPAKEAILSVLPLCDDFIVALGNSTDATSEMIKSIDPKIRTIDTIWDESIREGGRVFADETNKALAEINENTDWMIYIQGDEAIHEDYLPLIKKEMEDELNNSNVEALLLKYKHFYASYDYLAESRRWYRREVRIIKNLPGVHSYRDAQGFRINDRKLKVKLIDAYIYHYGWVKPPKGLQGKVRNFNQFYQTDEWIEENYPMQDSHDMHNADRLVHFKGTHPKVMQARIAAANWKFEKDLTKENSKMNFRRRVLQKIEDLTGLRLFEYRNYKIVK; encoded by the coding sequence ATGAAAGTTACCGGTTTTACATTTTTAAGAAATGCTATTGTTAATGACTACCCTGCAAAAGAGGCGATACTTTCTGTGCTGCCATTGTGCGACGATTTTATTGTTGCATTGGGAAACTCTACAGACGCAACTTCTGAAATGATTAAGAGCATTGATCCTAAAATCAGAACAATTGATACCATTTGGGATGAAAGTATACGTGAAGGGGGGCGTGTTTTTGCTGATGAAACCAATAAGGCGCTGGCAGAAATAAATGAAAATACAGATTGGATGATCTATATCCAGGGCGATGAAGCCATTCATGAAGATTATCTTCCACTGATTAAAAAAGAAATGGAAGACGAACTTAACAATAGCAATGTTGAGGCCTTACTCTTAAAATACAAACATTTTTATGCCTCTTATGATTATCTGGCCGAATCCCGGCGTTGGTACAGAAGAGAAGTCAGGATTATCAAAAACCTTCCGGGAGTTCACTCTTACAGAGATGCCCAAGGCTTCAGGATTAACGACAGGAAACTTAAGGTTAAGCTAATTGATGCTTATATTTATCATTATGGCTGGGTGAAACCGCCAAAAGGACTACAAGGTAAGGTGCGGAATTTTAATCAGTTTTATCAAACAGACGAGTGGATTGAAGAAAATTATCCGATGCAAGACAGCCACGATATGCATAATGCCGATCGTTTGGTTCATTTCAAAGGTACCCATCCCAAAGTAATGCAGGCAAGAATTGCTGCAGCAAACTGGAAATTTGAAAAAGATTTAACGAAAGAAAACTCAAAAATGAATTTCCGCAGAAGGGTTTTGCAAAAAATTGAAGATCTAACCGGATTACGTTTATTTGAATACCGAAACTATAAAATCGTAAAGTAG
- a CDS encoding DUF5672 family protein, with translation MKKVAVIIPIYKEITYLEDISLQQCFKVLAKSHPIFCIKPTALNLNTKYPFNKFISFNDAYFKDIAGYNKLMLSGEFYEAFLNYEYILIYQLDAFVFKDDLTIWCEKNIDYVGAPWLRHKYPDMIKAVKNSVLSYIHRKFDIKGKNTHAPTDIQREYKVGNGGLSLRRTQNFHTLTERFQEKIKEYSLNPAANFNEDVFWSIEVNRKKKNLKIPSYKEAVYFAFEVPVDRAFELTNHTLPFGCHAWNKNLDVWRPIFKDFGYSI, from the coding sequence ATGAAAAAGGTTGCCGTTATTATACCTATTTATAAAGAAATAACCTATTTAGAGGATATATCCCTACAACAGTGTTTCAAAGTCCTTGCCAAGTCCCATCCAATTTTTTGTATAAAACCTACAGCTTTAAATTTAAACACCAAGTATCCGTTTAATAAATTCATCAGCTTTAATGATGCATACTTTAAAGATATTGCAGGTTATAACAAATTGATGCTATCAGGAGAATTTTATGAAGCATTTTTAAACTATGAATACATCCTGATCTATCAATTAGATGCTTTTGTTTTTAAAGATGATCTAACCATTTGGTGCGAAAAAAATATAGATTATGTTGGAGCCCCATGGCTCAGACATAAATATCCCGATATGATCAAAGCAGTAAAAAATAGTGTTTTGAGCTATATACATCGAAAATTCGATATTAAGGGAAAAAATACTCATGCTCCGACTGACATCCAGCGGGAGTATAAAGTAGGAAACGGAGGTTTATCATTACGCAGAACACAGAACTTTCATACTTTAACCGAGCGCTTTCAGGAAAAAATAAAAGAATATTCCTTGAATCCGGCAGCCAACTTTAATGAAGATGTTTTTTGGAGCATAGAAGTAAATAGAAAGAAAAAAAACTTGAAGATACCATCCTATAAGGAAGCAGTATACTTTGCGTTTGAAGTACCTGTAGATCGGGCTTTTGAGCTCACTAACCATACACTGCCCTTTGGGTGCCATGCATGGAACAAAAACCTCGATGTCTGGAGGCCGATATTTAAAGACTTTGGATATTCGATTTGA
- a CDS encoding OmpA family protein codes for MNYSTLKKSVALSLVALTGVASLAVAQDAPATSSAVKVFGGRGQYRTWSIGVHGGVLMPVVAIGGSNDFNKWDANLGYGLNIRKQLGHSFGLELNGTRGKLSGTNEGISNPAVKDFETQLQYAVDLRGVVNVGSIDFLRRENSVGFFLTAGAGYMAYAPKITTGSGQTIDWKGTAVGPADDRHDAKDYVKGFYIPVGAGVKFKVSERVNFNLGYTMNFVDADNLDGVYAKGTTKDKFSYGYAGLEFSLGSSAKPSLEWTNPLATMYDELKDPTLRQEVEALKNRVSAVEKSVEDLKKDTDGDGVSDQFDKCPGTPAGTAVDGSGCPLPKVAPVDSVASNVTGFEKIGFDFNSSVLKTESYPTLDKLSSVLRENGGKVTVNGYASSEGTAAYNLKLSKDRANSVKTYLVNSGVNASQVATKGNGEANPIASNDTEEGRIQNRRVETARN; via the coding sequence ATGAATTATTCTACTTTAAAGAAAAGTGTTGCGCTTTCTTTAGTGGCATTAACAGGAGTTGCTTCTCTTGCTGTCGCTCAGGATGCTCCTGCAACCTCTTCTGCTGTCAAGGTATTTGGTGGTAGAGGACAGTACAGAACTTGGTCTATTGGTGTACACGGTGGTGTTTTAATGCCAGTTGTTGCTATCGGCGGTTCTAATGACTTTAACAAATGGGATGCTAATTTAGGTTACGGTTTAAATATCCGTAAACAATTAGGTCACTCTTTCGGATTAGAATTAAACGGAACCCGTGGTAAACTTTCAGGTACTAACGAAGGTATTTCTAACCCAGCTGTAAAAGACTTCGAAACTCAATTGCAATATGCTGTAGATTTACGTGGTGTTGTAAACGTAGGTTCTATCGATTTCTTACGTCGTGAGAATTCAGTAGGTTTCTTTTTAACTGCCGGTGCTGGTTATATGGCTTATGCTCCAAAAATTACTACTGGTTCTGGTCAAACTATCGACTGGAAAGGTACTGCTGTAGGTCCTGCTGATGACAGACATGATGCTAAAGATTACGTAAAAGGTTTCTACATTCCAGTTGGTGCTGGTGTTAAATTCAAAGTTTCTGAGCGTGTTAACTTTAATTTAGGTTACACCATGAACTTTGTTGATGCTGATAACTTAGACGGAGTTTATGCAAAAGGTACAACTAAAGATAAATTCTCATACGGTTATGCTGGTTTAGAATTCTCTTTAGGTTCTTCTGCTAAACCAAGTTTAGAGTGGACTAACCCATTAGCTACTATGTATGATGAGTTAAAAGATCCAACTTTACGTCAAGAAGTTGAAGCATTAAAAAACCGTGTTTCTGCTGTTGAGAAATCTGTTGAAGATTTGAAAAAAGATACTGACGGTGACGGTGTTTCTGATCAATTCGATAAATGCCCAGGAACTCCTGCTGGTACTGCTGTTGATGGTTCAGGTTGTCCTCTTCCAAAAGTTGCTCCAGTTGATTCTGTTGCTTCGAATGTAACTGGTTTCGAAAAAATCGGTTTCGATTTCAACTCTTCAGTTTTAAAAACTGAGTCTTACCCTACTTTAGATAAATTATCTTCAGTGTTACGTGAAAACGGTGGTAAAGTAACTGTAAACGGTTACGCTTCAAGCGAAGGTACTGCTGCATATAACTTGAAATTATCTAAAGACAGAGCTAACTCTGTTAAAACTTACTTAGTAAACTCTGGCGTTAACGCTAGTCAAGTTGCTACTAAAGGTAATGGCGAAGCTAATCCAATTGCTTCTAACGATACTGAAGAAGGTCGTATCCAAAACCGTCGTGTTGAAACTGCTAGAAACTAG